In Mycobacterium sp. 050128, one genomic interval encodes:
- a CDS encoding response regulator transcription factor yields the protein MNDDKALVNALIVDDQELVRSGLSLILRAKHGIVVVGECSDGDQVPDAVALHRPDVVVMDLRMKRVDGIEATRRLTESGGPPVLALTTFNDDELLSGVLRAGAAGFVLKESPAEELIRAVRAVGNGHSYLDPAITGRVLTTYRATAAPSAVPAVSIDELTPRERDVLTLIAKGHTNAEIADALFISGLTVKTHIGRIFTKLGLRDRAAAIVFAYEHRIIAPS from the coding sequence GGAGTTGGTCCGCTCGGGCCTGTCGTTGATCCTGCGCGCCAAGCACGGCATCGTCGTGGTCGGCGAATGTTCGGACGGCGACCAGGTTCCCGACGCGGTGGCGCTCCATCGACCCGATGTCGTGGTGATGGATCTGCGCATGAAACGCGTCGACGGGATCGAGGCGACCCGGCGTCTGACCGAGTCCGGCGGCCCACCGGTGCTCGCGCTGACCACGTTCAACGACGACGAGCTGCTATCCGGTGTATTGCGCGCCGGGGCAGCGGGTTTCGTGCTGAAGGAGTCACCGGCCGAGGAACTCATCCGCGCCGTTCGGGCCGTCGGCAACGGCCACAGTTACCTCGATCCGGCCATCACCGGACGGGTACTGACCACCTATCGCGCGACTGCCGCACCATCGGCGGTCCCGGCCGTATCGATCGACGAGCTCACGCCTCGCGAGCGCGATGTACTCACACTGATTGCCAAGGGGCACACCAACGCCGAGATCGCCGACGCGCTATTCATCTCGGGCCTCACGGTCAAGACGCACATCGGTCGCATCTTCACCAAGCTCGGGTTGCGCGACCGCGCCGCCGCGATCGTCTTCGCCTACGAACACCGCATCATCGCCCCGTCCTGA
- a CDS encoding acetyl-CoA acetyltransferase, producing MDDGVWILGGYQSDFARNLTKENRDYAALTEEVVDGTLTAAKMDAADIGVVHVANAFGEMFASQGHLGAMPATVCDGLWDTPASRHEAACASGSVAALSAIADLRSGAYDTALVVGIELEKPVPGDIAAVYLGAAAWTGHEGADARYLWPSMFARVADEYDRRYGLDDNHLRAIAQLNFANARRNPNAQTREWSIPDPITADDTTNPVTEGRLRRYDCSQMTDGGAGLVLVNDSYLRDHPDARPIGRIEGWGHRTVGLGLQQKLDRAARQDNGDPYVLPHVRSAVLDALRRAQVALDDIDGFEVHDCFTPSEYLAIDHIGLTGPGEAWKAIENGEIEIGGRLPINPSGGLIGGGHPVGASGVRMLLDAAKQVSGGAGDYQVEDAKTFGTLNFGGSTATTVSFVVGTTKGA from the coding sequence ATGGACGACGGTGTCTGGATTCTCGGCGGTTACCAGAGCGATTTCGCTCGCAACCTCACGAAGGAGAACCGCGACTACGCGGCGTTGACCGAAGAGGTGGTCGACGGCACCCTCACCGCGGCCAAGATGGACGCCGCGGACATCGGCGTAGTCCACGTCGCGAATGCCTTCGGCGAGATGTTCGCCAGCCAGGGCCACCTCGGCGCGATGCCGGCGACGGTGTGTGACGGGCTCTGGGACACCCCGGCGTCGCGGCACGAGGCCGCCTGCGCATCCGGCAGTGTCGCGGCGCTGTCAGCGATCGCCGACCTGCGCTCCGGCGCCTACGACACCGCGCTGGTGGTCGGGATCGAGTTGGAGAAACCCGTGCCCGGCGACATCGCCGCCGTGTATCTGGGTGCCGCCGCGTGGACCGGACACGAGGGAGCCGACGCGCGCTACCTGTGGCCGTCGATGTTCGCACGGGTCGCCGACGAGTACGACCGGCGCTACGGCTTGGACGACAACCATCTGCGGGCCATCGCGCAGCTCAACTTCGCCAACGCGCGGCGCAACCCCAACGCTCAGACCCGCGAATGGAGCATCCCCGACCCGATCACCGCCGACGACACGACCAACCCGGTCACCGAAGGTCGACTGCGCCGCTACGACTGCAGCCAAATGACCGACGGCGGTGCGGGATTGGTCTTGGTCAACGACTCCTATCTGCGCGACCATCCCGACGCGCGCCCCATCGGCCGCATCGAGGGCTGGGGGCATCGCACCGTTGGGCTGGGGCTGCAGCAGAAACTCGACCGGGCCGCCCGTCAAGACAATGGGGACCCCTACGTGCTCCCGCACGTGCGCTCGGCGGTGCTCGACGCGTTGCGCCGCGCACAGGTTGCCCTCGACGACATCGACGGGTTCGAGGTGCACGACTGCTTCACGCCCAGCGAGTATCTGGCCATCGACCACATCGGGCTGACCGGACCGGGCGAAGCGTGGAAGGCCATCGAAAACGGGGAGATCGAGATCGGGGGGCGGCTCCCGATCAACCCCAGCGGTGGGCTGATCGGCGGTGGACACCCGGTTGGGGCCTCCGGCGTGCGAATGCTGCTGGACGCGGCCAAACAAGTCAGCGGCGGGGCCGGCGACTATCAGGTCGAGGACGCAAAGACCTTCGGAACGTTGAACTTTGGCGGCAGCACCGCCACGACGGTCAGCTTCGTGGTGGGCACAACCAAAGGCGCATGA
- a CDS encoding PPE family protein, translated as MDFGVLPPDVNSGRMYAGPGSDSMLAAAAAWDDLAAELSTAATSYGQVISALTVEPWVGPASSAMAAAAAPYVSWLAAAAALARQTAAQARTAAAAFESAFAMTVPPTLVATNRSQLTLLVATNILGQNTAAIEAIQAEYAEMWAQDAAAMYGYAGVSAAASELTPFPPPTQNTEPGGPAAQAAAVARAAGEATDTQAETVAEMFPGSVLNGSSAMSTPSDPLASGLTSLAPNVNLPLSASALQISTPIGDLDAVALYIAAAATGSLALAITNTTRPWQSPGSCNGTGNGTSDGGGVSPTQGNTVNSTEALGAVGPGGTTGPVYAGVGHASMVGALSVPHGWTTAAPEIQLAVEALPSVSPVTDSTSFDGNAASLLSGMALANWAARATGSSTGNRKNTDAPAQPERKPTVVVIQKPPAP; from the coding sequence GTGGATTTCGGCGTGTTGCCACCCGACGTCAATTCGGGTCGAATGTATGCAGGTCCGGGCTCGGATTCGATGCTCGCCGCGGCGGCCGCGTGGGATGATTTGGCCGCCGAACTGAGTACGGCCGCGACTTCGTACGGGCAGGTGATCTCAGCGCTGACCGTCGAGCCATGGGTGGGTCCCGCGTCATCGGCGATGGCAGCCGCGGCCGCTCCATATGTGAGCTGGCTGGCTGCTGCGGCGGCGCTCGCGCGGCAAACGGCTGCACAGGCCAGGACAGCCGCGGCGGCGTTTGAATCGGCGTTTGCGATGACGGTGCCGCCGACGCTCGTCGCAACGAACCGCAGCCAGTTGACGTTGCTCGTCGCGACGAACATTCTGGGGCAGAACACCGCAGCGATCGAGGCCATTCAGGCCGAGTATGCGGAGATGTGGGCACAGGATGCCGCTGCGATGTACGGATATGCGGGGGTGTCGGCTGCCGCGTCGGAGTTGACGCCGTTTCCCCCACCGACGCAAAACACCGAGCCGGGTGGACCAGCGGCCCAAGCTGCGGCAGTCGCCCGGGCGGCAGGCGAAGCGACCGACACCCAAGCAGAAACGGTCGCGGAGATGTTCCCAGGTTCGGTGCTAAACGGTTCATCTGCGATGTCCACGCCGTCAGATCCGCTGGCCTCCGGGCTAACGAGCCTCGCGCCGAACGTCAACCTGCCACTGTCCGCCTCCGCCCTTCAAATCTCCACCCCAATAGGTGATTTGGATGCGGTCGCCCTTTACATTGCCGCCGCCGCCACCGGCAGCCTCGCCTTGGCGATAACCAACACCACGCGACCGTGGCAGTCTCCCGGCAGCTGCAATGGCACCGGCAACGGCACTTCTGATGGTGGCGGCGTGAGCCCGACTCAGGGCAATACGGTGAATTCGACGGAAGCGCTGGGGGCGGTGGGCCCGGGGGGAACAACCGGACCCGTGTACGCAGGCGTCGGCCACGCGAGCATGGTGGGCGCGTTGTCGGTGCCGCACGGCTGGACCACCGCCGCTCCGGAGATACAGCTTGCCGTAGAAGCACTGCCCAGCGTCAGCCCCGTCACGGACTCGACGTCATTCGACGGCAACGCGGCAAGCCTGCTCAGCGGGATGGCGCTGGCGAATTGGGCCGCACGCGCAACGGGCAGCAGTACCGGCAACCGCAAGAACACCGACGCCCCCGCACAGCCGGAACGCAAACCCACGGTGGTGGTGATACAGAAACCGCCAGCGCCCTGA
- a CDS encoding DUF4185 domain-containing protein: MSLALVPVAAIAYIVAAGPAPSANATPCGAPDANIEPPAQAPIPAPQPVVQPPTGRRPSHTNDQAPLPKLGPLISSFLKPTTGGGQRYSAPMVPQAGVVPPPAPNPPVPGLPQSPNAAPLRPNAAPPAPPAAAPQPAPDAAAPPAQIAGAPTSLVDWVTGPNGPNKTLQRFGISGTDLGIIWDNGDPANRQALMAFGDTFGYCKVRGQQWRYNVLFRSGDHDLSQGIHIADGVPNNNYSGSPVWSNGLSKQVVNTIHKASHETGIIPTSAMSLGRTQYMSYMSIRQWGRDGEWSTNYSAIARSNDNGQNWGIFPGSIRTSSPDTVPGAGYTPGNENFQMGAFMKGQDGYIYNFGTPSGRGGAAYLSRVPPAQLPDLSKYQYWNGDNGGHWVAANPGAATPLWPGPVGEMSAQYNSYLKQYLVLYTNGGSNDVVARTAPTPTGPWSGEQPLVSSFQMPGGIYAPMIHPWSSGRDLYFNLSLWSAYDVMLMHTVLP; this comes from the coding sequence ATGTCGCTAGCGCTGGTGCCGGTGGCCGCTATCGCTTACATCGTCGCGGCAGGCCCCGCGCCGTCAGCAAACGCCACACCATGCGGTGCGCCCGACGCGAACATCGAGCCCCCCGCGCAGGCGCCGATACCCGCGCCTCAGCCGGTCGTCCAGCCGCCGACCGGGCGACGGCCCTCGCACACGAATGACCAGGCGCCGCTGCCCAAGTTGGGCCCGCTGATCTCCTCCTTCCTCAAGCCGACCACCGGCGGCGGCCAGCGATACTCGGCACCGATGGTTCCGCAGGCGGGGGTGGTGCCGCCGCCGGCGCCGAACCCGCCGGTGCCCGGGCTGCCGCAGTCACCGAATGCGGCGCCGTTACGGCCGAACGCGGCCCCCCCGGCTCCGCCGGCCGCAGCACCGCAGCCGGCGCCCGACGCGGCAGCGCCGCCGGCTCAGATCGCCGGAGCGCCGACGTCGCTGGTCGACTGGGTGACCGGGCCCAACGGACCGAACAAGACCTTGCAACGTTTCGGCATTTCCGGGACGGACCTCGGGATCATCTGGGACAACGGCGATCCCGCCAACCGCCAGGCCTTGATGGCCTTCGGTGACACCTTCGGCTACTGCAAGGTTCGCGGGCAGCAATGGCGGTACAACGTGCTGTTCCGCAGTGGCGACCACGATCTGTCGCAGGGAATCCACATCGCCGACGGTGTGCCCAACAACAACTACTCCGGCTCCCCGGTCTGGTCCAACGGCCTTTCCAAGCAGGTCGTCAACACCATCCATAAGGCGAGCCACGAAACGGGCATCATTCCGACGTCGGCCATGTCGCTAGGCCGCACGCAGTACATGAGCTACATGTCGATTCGGCAGTGGGGTCGCGACGGCGAATGGTCAACGAACTATTCGGCCATCGCGAGATCCAACGACAACGGCCAGAACTGGGGGATCTTCCCCGGCTCGATCCGCACGTCTTCGCCCGACACCGTGCCCGGCGCCGGGTACACCCCCGGCAACGAGAACTTCCAAATGGGCGCGTTCATGAAGGGGCAGGACGGCTACATCTACAACTTCGGCACGCCGTCGGGACGAGGTGGTGCGGCATACCTGTCGCGTGTTCCCCCGGCTCAGCTGCCGGACCTGAGCAAGTACCAATACTGGAACGGCGACAACGGCGGACACTGGGTCGCGGCCAATCCCGGTGCGGCGACACCTCTTTGGCCCGGGCCGGTCGGCGAGATGTCGGCCCAGTACAACAGCTACCTGAAGCAATACCTGGTGCTGTACACCAACGGCGGCAGTAACGACGTCGTGGCACGGACCGCGCCGACGCCGACGGGACCGTGGAGTGGGGAGCAGCCGCTCGTGTCGTCGTTCCAGATGCCCGGTGGCATCTACGCGCCGATGATCCACCCTTGGTCGTCGGGTCGGGACCTGTACTTCAACCTGTCGCTGTGGTCCGCGTACGACGTGATGTTGATGCACACGGTGCTGCCGTAG
- a CDS encoding MFS transporter produces the protein MSTGNGLQPKRFGTGRAYLSRVVAASMAGTVVEWYEFFLYGTAATLVFGKVFFAKGGNDLDAILAAFVTYAVGFAARPLGGIVFGQLGDRYGRKKLLQLSLVLVGASTFLMGCLPTFAQIGYWAPALLVTLRFIQGFAVGGEWGGAVLLVAEHSPNASRGFWASWPQAGVPGGNMLATAVLLVLTSTLSDAEFLSWGWRVAFWLSAVVVLIGYYIRTKVTDAPIFLEAQREAERAKSTRAGVLEVIKRYPRGIFTAMGLRVGENIMYYLVVTFSITYLKVHVHANTKTILWWLLVAHAAHFAVIPFFGHLSDRFGRRPVYFAGAVATATWGFFAFPMMNSGHNAVIMSAVVIGLVFHGVMYAVQPSAMAEMFPTRMRYSGVSLGYQVTSIVAGSLAPIIAVRLLEIYNSAVPIAWYLAGAAAVSAVAAVAARETKGIDLAEVDRADAQAPAGRSARPPEGPEPTELVGGTV, from the coding sequence GTGAGCACAGGTAACGGGTTGCAGCCCAAACGATTCGGAACCGGACGCGCTTACCTTAGCCGAGTGGTCGCGGCGTCCATGGCCGGCACCGTCGTCGAATGGTACGAATTCTTCCTCTACGGCACCGCGGCCACCCTGGTGTTCGGCAAAGTCTTCTTCGCGAAGGGCGGCAACGACCTTGACGCCATCCTGGCCGCCTTTGTGACCTACGCCGTCGGGTTTGCGGCGCGCCCCCTGGGCGGCATCGTCTTCGGCCAACTCGGGGATCGGTACGGACGCAAGAAGCTGCTGCAGCTGAGCCTGGTGCTGGTCGGTGCCTCCACCTTCCTGATGGGTTGCCTGCCCACCTTCGCTCAGATCGGATACTGGGCCCCGGCGCTGTTGGTGACGCTGCGGTTCATCCAGGGCTTCGCCGTCGGCGGTGAGTGGGGTGGCGCGGTTCTGCTTGTCGCCGAGCACAGCCCGAACGCCAGCCGCGGCTTCTGGGCGAGTTGGCCGCAGGCCGGGGTGCCGGGCGGCAATATGCTGGCCACCGCGGTGCTGCTGGTTCTCACCTCGACCCTGTCGGACGCGGAGTTCCTCAGCTGGGGCTGGCGGGTGGCCTTCTGGCTATCCGCGGTCGTCGTCTTGATCGGCTACTACATCCGCACCAAGGTCACCGACGCCCCGATCTTCCTCGAGGCGCAGCGCGAGGCGGAGCGCGCCAAATCGACTCGGGCCGGCGTCCTCGAGGTGATAAAGCGTTACCCGCGTGGCATTTTCACCGCAATGGGACTACGGGTGGGCGAAAACATCATGTACTACCTGGTGGTCACCTTCTCCATCACGTATCTCAAGGTGCATGTGCACGCGAACACCAAAACGATCTTGTGGTGGCTGTTGGTCGCGCACGCCGCGCATTTCGCGGTCATTCCCTTTTTCGGGCACCTCAGCGATCGATTCGGTAGGCGCCCAGTCTATTTCGCCGGTGCTGTCGCGACCGCCACCTGGGGCTTCTTCGCCTTCCCGATGATGAACAGCGGCCACAACGCGGTCATCATGTCCGCGGTCGTCATCGGTCTGGTGTTCCACGGGGTGATGTATGCGGTTCAGCCGTCAGCCATGGCCGAGATGTTCCCGACCCGGATGCGGTATTCGGGCGTGTCGCTGGGATACCAGGTGACGTCCATCGTGGCCGGGTCACTCGCGCCGATCATTGCGGTTCGACTGCTCGAGATCTACAACTCGGCAGTGCCCATCGCCTGGTATCTGGCGGGCGCCGCCGCGGTGAGCGCCGTGGCCGCCGTCGCCGCCCGCGAGACGAAGGGCATCGACCTTGCCGAGGTGGATCGCGCCGACGCTCAGGCTCCGGCGGGTCGGTCTGCTCGGCCTCCGGAGGGGCCCGAACCGACCGAGCTTGTCGGGGGCACCGTCTAG
- a CDS encoding carotenoid oxygenase family protein encodes MDVEIVGKFLSSLPEDDDHPYRTGPWRPQTTEWDANDLIAVAGEIPADLDGIYLRNTENPLHPALKTYHPFDGDGMVHVVGFRDGKAFYRNRFIRTDGFLAENDAGQPLWPGLAEPVQLAQREQGWGARTKMKDASSTDVVVHRGIALTSFYQCGDLYRIDPYSANTLGKESWNGRFPLDWGVSAHPKVDNKTGELLFFNYSKQDPYMRYGVVDEANELAHYVDIPLPGPRLPHDMAFTENYAILNDFPLFWDPRLLEHDVHLPRFYPDIPSRFAVIPRRGSTADIKWFEADPTFVLHFTNAHEDGDEIVLDGFFEGDPQPLDTGGTKWDKLFRFLALDRLQARLHRWRFNLVTGAVKEEQLSDSITEFGTINPDYAGGSYRYTYAATGKPGWFLFDGLVKHDLRTGGQEGISFGDGVYGSETAMAPRVGATGEDDGYLITLTTDMNTDASYCVVFDAARVTDGPVCKLQLPERISSGTHSTWAPGAQLRRWDTAESAASAVGL; translated from the coding sequence ATGGATGTTGAGATCGTTGGCAAGTTCTTGTCGTCGCTGCCCGAAGACGACGACCACCCCTACCGGACCGGCCCATGGCGACCTCAAACCACCGAGTGGGATGCCAACGACCTGATCGCGGTGGCGGGAGAAATCCCGGCCGACCTCGACGGGATCTATCTGCGCAACACCGAGAACCCGCTGCATCCGGCATTGAAGACATATCACCCGTTCGACGGTGACGGCATGGTGCACGTGGTCGGCTTCCGCGATGGAAAAGCCTTCTATCGCAACCGTTTTATCCGCACCGACGGCTTTCTGGCCGAGAACGATGCTGGGCAGCCGCTGTGGCCGGGGCTGGCCGAACCGGTGCAGTTGGCCCAGCGCGAGCAGGGCTGGGGCGCGCGGACGAAGATGAAAGACGCGTCGAGCACCGACGTCGTCGTGCACCGGGGAATCGCACTCACCAGCTTCTACCAATGCGGTGATCTTTACCGGATCGACCCGTACTCGGCCAACACCCTCGGCAAGGAAAGCTGGAACGGGCGCTTCCCCCTCGACTGGGGTGTCTCGGCGCATCCGAAGGTGGACAACAAAACCGGAGAACTGCTGTTCTTCAACTACAGCAAGCAGGATCCGTACATGCGCTACGGCGTCGTCGACGAGGCCAACGAGCTGGCCCATTACGTCGACATCCCGTTGCCCGGCCCGCGCCTCCCCCACGACATGGCATTCACCGAAAACTACGCCATCCTCAACGATTTCCCGTTGTTCTGGGATCCGCGGCTGCTCGAACACGATGTGCACCTACCCCGCTTCTACCCCGATATTCCGTCGCGCTTCGCGGTGATCCCGCGCCGCGGATCGACCGCCGACATCAAGTGGTTCGAAGCGGACCCGACGTTCGTGCTCCACTTCACCAACGCCCACGAGGACGGCGACGAGATCGTGCTGGACGGTTTCTTCGAAGGCGATCCGCAGCCGCTCGACACCGGGGGAACCAAGTGGGACAAGCTGTTTCGCTTCCTCGCGCTGGACCGCCTGCAGGCTCGGCTGCACCGGTGGCGATTCAACCTGGTGACGGGTGCGGTCAAAGAGGAGCAATTGTCGGACTCGATCACCGAGTTCGGGACGATCAACCCCGACTATGCGGGCGGCAGCTACCGCTACACCTACGCCGCCACCGGGAAGCCGGGCTGGTTCCTGTTCGACGGGCTGGTCAAACACGACCTGCGCACCGGGGGCCAGGAGGGCATCTCGTTCGGCGACGGCGTCTACGGCAGTGAGACCGCGATGGCGCCGCGGGTGGGTGCGACCGGTGAGGACGACGGCTACCTGATCACCCTCACCACCGACATGAACACCGACGCCTCCTACTGCGTCGTGTTCGACGCAGCTCGGGTCACCGACGGCCCGGTATGCAAACTGCAGCTGCCGGAACGTATTTCGAGTGGAACACACTCGACGTGGGCGCCCGGTGCCCAGTTGCGCCGCTGGGACACTGCCGAGTCGGCGGCATCCGCCGTGGGCCTGTGA